DNA sequence from the Salifodinibacter halophilus genome:
CCCCGGGCCTTGTCGAGCGTGTAGCGGGTTGTCTCATGCGCCAGAAACAGATCGCGTTCTTCACGGCTGCTCGCGTAGATGGGGGCGGCCAGATAATGACACTCGGCTCCTAATCGTTCGGCGAACCCATAGGTGATCTCGAATGTATTCAGGCGCGGACAATGGGCCAGACCGCCAAGCATCGAGACGACAGAAAGCGCGTGATCCGTGCGCGCCCGCATGGCCCGCCAAGTATTGACTAATGTCCGCCCCCAGCCAAGTGCGACGGTGTTGCCAGGCGCTATCACCTCGTTAAGATAATTGCCCGCACCAACGCCAATTGCCTCCCGCAGGCGCTGTTCATCCTCGGGCGTCGGCACCACTACAGCGCCACGCAGCCCATAGCGCTCGGCCAACGTCTGCTCCAGTGCCACACAGTTAGACAGGTTGCTGTTGATGCTGACCTGTACCACACCGGATTCCCGGCACGCGGCCAGCAACCTATTGATCCGCACACGGCTGGTGCCCAGCCGATCGGCAATCTGTTGCTGGGTCAGATTACCGACGTAGTAATACCAGGCGACCCGTGTCTCGGTCTGCAAATTGGGATCCACTGGCCACGTGGGTTCTGCACTGACTTGTGACTCGTTAGTCATGCCCGGTCCCTGCCGATTTTGGCATCATTGCCTAGCTCGGATTCGCCCACACCGGCGCCGACGCGTCGATTACGCTCAGCCGCGGGTCGCACGATCCGTAACTGCATCGCCACACACTGCGATCGAAACATAAAACTACACATGTAATGTGATGGTAACTGATGATATGACTGATGCGACAAACGCTAAATACCGCATCCAACCCAGCAACGCCTGGCTCCATCAGTGACATGGCCTTATGCGCTAGACGGTGGCCGGCGGCCACCTGCAGCATGATGGAGTCGACTGGCGCGCTCCGATAGCACACTATGGCCATGGCGTACCGCACGCAACCGCCACCATGAGCGGCCTTCCGCCCTTGGGCTCGGCATTCGAACACGCGTCACCGCCTCGCTGTCGATAGTGTAAAAAGCCCCTCGTTACCGGCATGGGCGTATCGGAGCTAGATAGACACCGAATCGCTTTGCCGTGTTCCGATCATAGGCGTATACTATTCGATTACCTCAGTGCTGCGTTTTATACGCTGCGCCCAACGAATTCAAGCCAACGGGATACTGAATGCCGAGCGTACGAGTCAAGGATAACGAACCCTTCGAAGTCGCACTGCGACGTTTCAAGCGCAGTTGTGAAAAAGCTGGCGTGGTCACGGAAGTCCGGCGCCGCGAGTACTACGAAAAGCCCTGCGATATCCGCAAGCGTAAACACGCGGCGGCGGTCAAGCGCCACGCCAAGAAGGTGCAGCGCGAAAATCAACGCTTCAGTCGCCCCTACTGACTCGAACTCGGCTAAACACAACTCGGCGTCACAATCCGCATGTCGATCCAGGACCAACTCGCCACCGATTTAAAAGAAGCCATGCGCGCCCGCGATAAGGCGCGGATGGGCGTGATTCGCATGGCGCAGTCGGAGCTTAAACAGCGCGAGATCGACGAAGGTGCACTCGACGACACGGCCACGGTCGGTGCGATCGAAAAGATGGTCAAAAAGCGTCGCGACGCTGAGGCCCAGTACCGCGATGCGGATCGCCAGGATCTGGCCGACGCCGAAGCCGCCGAGGCCGAGGTTTTGCAGGGCTATCTGCCCTCGCAACTCGGCGAAGCCGAAATCGACGCCGAAATTGAGCGCGTCATTAACGAAACCGGTGCCGAGTCGATGCGCGACATGGGCTCGGTCATGGCGGTGCTAAAACCCAGCCTGCAAGGGCGTGCCGATCTCGGCGAGGTCAGCACACGCGTTAAGGCGCGCCTCGCTGGCTGACCATTCGCGGCCCGACCACGCGTTCGCAGCGCCGCATAATAACCGGGTGATCCCGTGGCGCGCATTCCGCAAACGTTTATTGACAACCTGCTCGAACGCGCCGACATCACCGATATCGTCGGCAGGCGACTCGATCTAAAGCGGGCCGGCAACGAATTTACCGCGCGCTGCCCGTTCCATGACGAAAAAACGCCGTCTTTCACGGTTGTGCCCAGCAAGCAGTTCTATCATTGTTTTGGCTGTGGCGCCCACGGCACCGCTATCGGCTTCGTCATGGAATACGAGCGGCTCGAATTTCCCGACGCGATCGAGGTGCTGGCCGCTGAACACGGCATGGAGGTCCCACGCGACGGCGACGCTAGCGCCGACACCGGAGCCTCACGTCAGCCACTGTACGACACATTGGCCGATGCCGATCGCTACTACCAGCACTGCCTACGGCAGCACACACCCGCCATTGACTATTTAAAACAGCGCGGCATCAGTGGCGCGACTGCTAAACGATTCGGTCTTGGCTACGCCCCCGGTAGTGGTCAGCCGCTCGGCGAGCGGCTACACGACACAACAACGGCTCTGGAAGCCGGATTGGTTATTGAACGTGACCACGGCCGCGGCGTATTCGACCGGTTTCGCAACCGGCTCATGTTCCCGATTCGGGACCGGCGTGGGCGCGTAGTCGCCTTTGGCGGCCGCACACTCGGCGAAGACCGCGCCAAATATCTAAACTCGCCGGAAACACCGGTTTTTCACAAATCGGACCAACTCTACGGCTTATTCGAGGCGCGCCAAGCGAACCGTACGCTCGATCAGGTGCTGGTCGTCGAAGGCTATATGGATGTGGTCGCCCTAGCCGAACACGGTTTCGACAACGCCGTGGCCACCTTGGGCACAGCCACGACCGAATCCCACATTCGCCAGTTGTTCCACTACACCGAAGAAGTAGTGTTCTGTTTCGATGGTGACACTGCCGGCCAGCGTGCCGCGGACAAGGCGCTAACATGCTGTTTGCCCGCCCTGCGCGGCACACGGCGCGCGCGGTTTTTGTTCGTGCCGGCGGGTGAAGACCCGGCCTCGTTAGTGACAAGCGACGGCGGCTCGGCAGCGTTTCAACGCCAGATCGAGTCAGCCGAGAGCGCATCGAGCTTGCTTCTAGCGCGCTTGACCGCAAATGTCGATCTGGACTCGATCGAAGGCCGCACACAGTTACTCGAACATGCGCGTGCACCGATCAACGCGCTGCCCAACGATACATTCCGGGACGAATTACTGCGGGAAATCGCACGGCTATCGGGCCACAGCGACGAGGCATTACGCGAGCGCTATACAACCGAGCCACGCTCCAATGCCAAAACGAACAGTGACGCCGACCGCCGATCCAATGCGGCAACATCCGACGCACAGCGCGGCGCGATCGAGAAAACAACAGTCACGCGCGCATTGACGCGACTGCTTGCAGATCCGGAGCTGGCAACAAGCATCGCCGAACCCGCTGCACTGCGCGAAACCGAAACGCCCGGGGTGTCTGTGCTGGCCGATGCGGTTGAATTTTTTGCCGCTAACCCTACTATTTCCTTAGCGGCTTGGATCGAGCGCCACCGCGACCAGCGCTATTTTGATCGCTTGCAACAACTTGCGGCGGATACGCCCCCCGGGGATCGCAGCGCCCGGGCCCAGGAGTTCGCCGAAGCCGTCCGCCGGTTGATGCCGCAATCCGGGAACGAGCATGCACTGCGAACACGCTATCGGGAGCTACTCGCCCAACAGGCCGAGCAGTCGCTTGACAATGAGGCAGCTACCGAACTTGTTGAAATTAGCCGCAAACTGGCCGAGCAATAGGCTATTTTTGATGTATCGACTCATACGATCTATAGCGTATAGCCCGGCAGCAATGGCCATCGATTCGCCGCACACAGCACGTACAAACGCATATTTTGCTAGTATGGCGGGTTAATCTGCCCAGTTTCAATGGACAGCGCCCCCGCCGCATCCGCCGACGTCCCGAGGTTTTATGAGTAAGGATAAAAAGTCACAGCTTCGTCTACTCATTGCCCACGGCAAGCAGAAAGGTTTTCTGACCTACGCCGAGGTCAACGACACTCTGCCCGACGATATCGTCGATCCCGAGCAAATCGAAGATATCGTCAACATGATCAGTGACATGGGCATCACGGTGTACGAGCAGGCACCGGATGATGACAACTTGTTCATGTCGGGCAGCGCAGTCAGCGAAGACGACGACGCTGCCGAAGAAGCCGCGGCCACGCTGGCCGCGCTCGACCCGCAGCACGGTCGAACCACCGACCCGGTGCGCATGTACATGCGCGAAATGGGATCGGTGGAACTCCTCGACCGCGATGGTGAAATCCGCATCGCCAAGCGCATCGAGGAAGGCATCAACGACATGATGTTCTCGTTGGCCTACTTTCCAGCCACCGCTGGACGACTCATCGAGTTATGGGATCAAGTCCAGGCCGGTGACAAGCGCATCAGCGACATTTTGGTCGGCTTCGTCGACCCGGAAACCGGCGATCCGGTGGATGACGGCAAGGACGAAAGCGAGGAAAACGACGAAACTGACAGCGAATCGAGCAGCGGCGGCCCGGATTCCGAAGAAATCTCCGCCCAGTTCGAAGCGCTTCGTGGCTTCTACCAACAGGCTATGGACTACCTCCAGCGCAAAGGCCGCGAGGATCCACAGACTGAAACCGCGCTCTATCGGCTGGCTTACCACTTCACACGCTTCAAGCTGGTACCGAAAACCGCCGACGACATCACGCTGCAATTGCGCACCGTGATGCTCGATATCCGCGCCGATGAACGCGGGATGCTCAAAGCTTGTGTGACGGATTCAGGCATGCCACGCAAGGA
Encoded proteins:
- a CDS encoding sugar-binding transcriptional regulator, with amino-acid sequence MTNESQVSAEPTWPVDPNLQTETRVAWYYYVGNLTQQQIADRLGTSRVRINRLLAACRESGVVQVSINSNLSNCVALEQTLAERYGLRGAVVVPTPEDEQRLREAIGVGAGNYLNEVIAPGNTVALGWGRTLVNTWRAMRARTDHALSVVSMLGGLAHCPRLNTFEITYGFAERLGAECHYLAAPIYASSREERDLFLAHETTRYTLDKARGADVAVLTAGDLDESLVVKYALTEKNVGTLKDAGAVGDVLGHFIDADGNLVDHELNKRTVALKPDDLAAAGNVVLVAGGTSKATVTRAALVGGYIDVLVTDEAGAEKLTQDYA
- a CDS encoding GatB/YqeY domain-containing protein, whose amino-acid sequence is MSIQDQLATDLKEAMRARDKARMGVIRMAQSELKQREIDEGALDDTATVGAIEKMVKKRRDAEAQYRDADRQDLADAEAAEAEVLQGYLPSQLGEAEIDAEIERVINETGAESMRDMGSVMAVLKPSLQGRADLGEVSTRVKARLAG
- a CDS encoding DNA primase; translation: MARIPQTFIDNLLERADITDIVGRRLDLKRAGNEFTARCPFHDEKTPSFTVVPSKQFYHCFGCGAHGTAIGFVMEYERLEFPDAIEVLAAEHGMEVPRDGDASADTGASRQPLYDTLADADRYYQHCLRQHTPAIDYLKQRGISGATAKRFGLGYAPGSGQPLGERLHDTTTALEAGLVIERDHGRGVFDRFRNRLMFPIRDRRGRVVAFGGRTLGEDRAKYLNSPETPVFHKSDQLYGLFEARQANRTLDQVLVVEGYMDVVALAEHGFDNAVATLGTATTESHIRQLFHYTEEVVFCFDGDTAGQRAADKALTCCLPALRGTRRARFLFVPAGEDPASLVTSDGGSAAFQRQIESAESASSLLLARLTANVDLDSIEGRTQLLEHARAPINALPNDTFRDELLREIARLSGHSDEALRERYTTEPRSNAKTNSDADRRSNAATSDAQRGAIEKTTVTRALTRLLADPELATSIAEPAALRETETPGVSVLADAVEFFAANPTISLAAWIERHRDQRYFDRLQQLAADTPPGDRSARAQEFAEAVRRLMPQSGNEHALRTRYRELLAQQAEQSLDNEAATELVEISRKLAEQ
- the rpsU gene encoding 30S ribosomal protein S21, with the translated sequence MPSVRVKDNEPFEVALRRFKRSCEKAGVVTEVRRREYYEKPCDIRKRKHAAAVKRHAKKVQRENQRFSRPY